From the Caloenas nicobarica isolate bCalNic1 chromosome 2, bCalNic1.hap1, whole genome shotgun sequence genome, the window aaaaaaaaaaaagaaagaagaaagaagagctaTACAGATGCAGAGGTGGGAATTTCTGAatcttttttccattctgctACCAGTCTGGCACACTCCAGGCTGATATACTCCTTTTTTATGGGAATAAGATTTCCGCGTCTTGCAACCCAGGATCCCGCCACTGGTCAGGACAGGGCTGAAAGTGGCCAAGGAAGTTTGCATCAGAGGCCATGGAGGACAGCAGCTGTCAAAGCAGCCTGGTGGAAGCTAAAAGAAGTGCAGCAagacaaaaaatacaaatatctgCTTTTTTACCTTCCAAATGATGTACAGATGAGATATCACATTGGTGGGGCATACCTGTGCACTGACTGACAGCTAGCTATTGCCAGAATAGTAACTGCCAGTGCTTCCTGCTAACAACAGGAGAGGATTAGAAATCCCCCTCATTTTCCATCTCTTAGGAGAAGCTAGAGATGTATGTACACAGATTCAGTCACCTGCTTCAGCACTGCTTGGTTTCCTGTGGAAAACTACTAGTcttgtaaaaatgaaaaggcattGCAATGTGCATTTAAGAACACTAATAACCCGAATTTGCACCTTAACTTGGAGCCCATGGTTCTGTAGATTTAAGCCTTGGAACTAGGACAATTTTTGTGATACAGGTAGAATGAGCCCCAACCTCTTGCGGTAAAATGCTTAGAGCAGCAAATATTTAGTATTAAGCCAGCCAGGATCCGTTTTCtctaattaaaacattttcatccTGGTGCTGTCTCATCAAATaccaccaaaagaaaaatgtatttatttaattcagtGCTGCTCCTAAGCATGATCCCATTGTGCTGGAAGactacaacctctctggactGTAGAATCGATTGGAGACCAACTTCTGAGGGGCAGCTGATGGCACAAGCCCCATAGCACCAAAGTTCCTCAGATGAGGGCTGACAGTACCTACatgggaggaaaatgaaagcagctTTATTTATTCTCTAACTTACCACTTAGCTTCCAACTGTAAAAGCTccaggacaattttttttcctagctttaCAATTGTCACTGCTATTAAACCTGTACTTGGGGTTGGAATTGAACGTATTAAACTTCTTCATATAGCTCAGGAGCTTACAGCCTTTCTTTAGCACCTCTTCATGAAAGTCCTGCCAAGTCAGTGATTACCAGTGGGACACAGAGACAAGGTGTTTTTACAATTTCATTTGATTGCTCATGTCCTAGTGCCTACAGCAATGAAGAAAACCCTTAGCTGGCTGTATTACTCTGCCAGACACCACCAGATTAGATGatgggaaacaaaaataatacaatttagATACAGGATATTGCATAAAGAACGGCTAATGCTGAGCACTTCTGAATTTATGGTGCCTGATTTCCTGTGGCTTCCTCTGCTGTGGAGTCTACAGTGTCTACCAGCACAGCCTGGACAGCCTTCCTCTCGCTAAGGGCACCAGTGCCACCTTCTCTAGCGGCTGCCTTATGCCGTGGAAATTGCAGGATGGCAGTTCTGCAGCTTTGACAAAGGTGGTCGAGGTTAGTCACACAGCTAAAGCATCATCTTTGGAAGAGAAAAGGCGAACTGAGCTCACTGACTCAGGAAATGAGATTGCCGATGTAATTTTTGTGTTGCTGCAAAGGCATTTATGTAGTTATCATAGCACTACAAGTAGTGTTTTCCACCTACTCCCCAAAAAAACAGAGGAGGAAATTCCCATAGAAGTTGGGAGGAATTTTTCTGTTAACTTTATGTGTTCATTTCATTGCAGCTAGGACTTACCCTTTGATTTCTGCCCTATGTTGTACAAACTGAAGATGAAAGACAGTTGTGACTTGCCCTCCAACTCATACACTGCAAGGTTTATCAGAAGTAAACCAGATCTTGGCTGCCGAGAAGTGACTGAGCTACAATATTTGAAGCCAAATGAATGAGCAAGTCAAAAGCACCTACCAAAGAGCAACTGAGGAGAACAAAGCTACTTAAGATTTGGGAAAAGCAATACGACATGGACAAAGGACATGTAAAAGTGAAAGATTACAACTACAAGCTGAAAAGAATGGCCTGGGTAAGAGATGAATGCAGGGTGAGGAGAGGGAAATCATGGGGCCAGTGACTAGGAGGGAATGAGAGATGCTCTTTAGATGGAGATGAAGACGGAGATGGAGATAGAGATGGAAAAGCTGCTGACACTGCGACTGGCCCTGGCTGGCCAGAACTTGTGCTGTGCATTAACCAGCTTACATCCTTCTTTCCCCTTGTGCCTTCCACAAGATGCACTTGCTGCTTTCTTTAAAGCCTGGTTTTAAGGACTTACGGCAGAGTCCCTACTTTCCTACCAAATTTATTATGCTAAATACTATACCAACATAATTTTTACAGGAGTCTCTAAGTGCTGGTGCAGTACACAATAGTGAGCTAGAAGGGAGACGGGAGACACAAGGGGAATAGAAGACAAAATCATTCTACCTGCCAGACTTCTGGCTGAACTGAGTTACTTTCAAAGGCTCAGGGAACATGAAAGTAGAAAGAGAAGATACAACAAGGATGTGAAGCTGAGTTTTGGGCAAGAGGTCAGGAAAACACGTGTCCAATCACAAAGAGAAAACTCAGGAGGAGTTAAGCTGCAACATAGACTACGAATGAAAAAGCTGTGGCAGCCTTGTGCCATGCTAATGCAACACCACAAAGAGGTGCATTGAAAGATGAGACCGTGTCTTTTGTGCATTtgtttacaaaattatttaaaatcaagTTTACCATCAAGACGTAGCACCCtgtaaatataatgaaaataaacttctcCAATGCATTGCAATATCACTTGTAACAAGTATCTAAATGgcttattttttattctatAGCTCATGTGATCCACTGCAAAATCTTGTGGTTTGaactattttttcctcacaagatggaaaaaaaatacaaaacctatCTAAATGCCTAttatgaaaatacaattttctacCAAATTTAAAGCTGAAGTAAACtatattttcacttaaaaatgaagatagTCTAAGCATACCATGAAAGTCAAATGTAGTATGTTCCcgaatttgctttttgcctttctagAAACCAACAACTGGTATCTGGGGACCAGCACAGGCCAAATGTATTGAAGAAACCCTACCTCTAAACACAGGTATTTAAAACTTACAAAAATGTTTACATCACTGTTCAACGTTTTTTATTCCGTTTGAGAAACAAAGTGACAGTGACTTTTACATCAAAGTTCCTTTCTGCTTGTATGCCTGCACAGCATAGCACAAGGCaatatttgaaaaagagaatttGCACTGAATCAGTGGAAACCTTTTCGCAATATTTCAATTGGTCCAACATCGTGTAAAACTTGgcttccaaaaccaaaataagccACTTTCAATCTGTTCCCTTATGAAGAAGTGACATGTGCTCTATTTTgaagaagataattttaaagaCTTACAAGGAAGATGTGATGGTAAAGGTTGCTGGCACGAGCTTAGGACATTCACATTACGAGTGATGAAGACACGGCGGTGAGTTATGCAAGTTATCTGAAACAAGTGCCAAAATTCCTTTTACCAAATCATCACACACTCCACATAACACTTAGCTCACTATAACCCTTTTCATATATACATCTCCCAGCCTTGCACAAAGGAGAAAGTAAAAGCTATTTTAGAAGTAATTTAGGAAGCTTAAAAACCAGCCAGTCACTGTGAAATTTATTAGCATCTTTTCTAAGCCTCACTTCAACTGCCAGTTTATTGAAAAGTGTTATTCTAGTAAAATCCTTAAAAGGAATGTCTCGAGGCTTTCAGTGACTACAAAGGACACTTGTAAAGTTAGCTGTTCTCATTAGTATACAGAGGCTAAGAttggggggggaaggaagggggagcAAGGGAGTTGCAGAATCGATGCATAATTATCAGTGGCAAAAAATTCAAGTCAACCATGCCAGCTTTCAGAATTTCAGCCAACAGCCGCACATGTACCTTTAACTGTAGCTGTGTAACAACCTGGGCTTCATCAGCTTGTTTCCTCCAGCTCTTTTAGTAAAGATAATTAAACTACTTAACCTAGGGTTCAAAATCAGCGTCGGCATGGCAAATATCTATTTGCCTGTGCATCTAAAGGACAAATAACTACTAGTTTTGTAGTTGTTGGCTAGGGGTCATATTTGAAGCTAAGATTTCTGTTTACATTTTATTGAGCTTTTTTCCctggattaagaaaaaaacaaaaaaattgcaaataaaataatttgaaggaCAACCTACTCATACTATTATTGTATTAGAGGATAAGAACTAATAGCAGATCCAAATCCTTTCCAAGTTGTGCAAAATGCCACAACAGCAGCATAAGTTATGAGAAAAAGGACTTCAGATGTTAGTAATTTAAGAGGTTCTAAAATGCGTTGAATTTCTTCCTTTGCGTTTTACATGCATTGGTATGAAAAAACTGCACTCTACTAATAAACTAATCAAGATAAAGCTAATAACAACATAGCATACTGTTCCTAGCACATGAGGAATTCAGTGAGACATTATGAAAACCTTCAGCATCACTTTCTATCAGTAGCTGGATGCAGAGGAAAACACaatattttgtggtttaaaTGTATTCCTGAAAGGACTAATCACACAAGTAAACGTAGCTGCTCAAATTGCTCTCTTGGACAAAAGCAAacatcttccattttctttcatgtgggATTGCTACCTTCTTCAAAGGAGCAGCTTTTACCTCAAATTGAGTGGGGGCTGGGAGATTGTTATGCTCCAGTCTGTCTGATGTGTTTAGTTCTGATCTTGAAGCTCATTCTTTGACTCCTAAAACCCTAATGTAGGATTTTGCCAAGGAATATATTCAGAATAGATATTGGAACTTAATCATCAACAGCATCAATTTCCATGTTTtacagatatatattttttaaaacgCTGCCTAGacctctctcccctccttctTAGAGTATATATCTCCTCTccctgggaaaaagaaagaaaaaaaggaagaagtaaCAAACACAAGCAGTTTCTTCCCCAATACAAGATACctaattttgctttcagaatgaTTTAAGAATTCCAACAGCCACATTCTCTACTGCTCGAAGGGCCGCCTCACAGCTTACGAATGAACACTGCTGGCAAACAAAGGGGCTCAGTTGCATCTCCGTGCATTAATAACCAGTGTCCCACTGCATCAGACTATGCGGATtgttgtggggatttttttttttttgtctgcaaaaTGGAGATCTTGCAACTGAAAGAAGATCAAGGGAAATGTGCCCACTGGAGCATCAGCCACAGAGTTTTGTTCACATGAATCAAAATTCACTTCCCCTTAACAATGAGACACAgaccccaaaataaaaacaagaccaCGTTTATTCAATACAGACAGGTTAATTAAGACAGTAAGTCCTGTAAATCAGGAACACATTTTAAACACTCCGGTACGAAGTGCATATATTTAAAACCAACAGCTGCATCTTGTATTTGAGCCATTGAGTTTGTCGGGGAAGGGTGGAttcaggtttttcctttttttgtttttggtagAAAAAACTTGTTTCAGCTACCTTATGTGAACAATGCATCTCAGGCTCCATTCACTCATCAGGTTTTACAATTATAAGTCCAGCTGCCTTCCAGCTTTgatattcacattttttaactgcttcatacagtcacaaagggaaaaaaataataaacgtcaaaataataattaaaaaaaccccaaacaaacaaaaccaaaacccaacaaatcaGTCCGGGAAGGGGAAACGGCTCCCGCCGGGGTCAGCGAGAATTATTGCAAATGGCTCCTGGGAGACGGGGCCGGCGGCGGAGCAGCCCCGCGGCGGCCGAGGGACCGGcgtgggggggtcccggccccGGCCGGGCTGTCCCggcggggggggaaggaggaggagctCCCGGGGAAGGCAGAGGCGGGCATGGGGCACAACAGCTCAGGGCGGGCGACGTGCGCGACCGCCGCCGGTTCGCGATCGGTGGGGCTCGGCGCCGCGCCGGGGGTGACCTTGGGGCGGAGGGGGGCGCACACCCGCCCCATCCCAACCGACACCGACCGCGCCGCGCCCGGCTCGGCCCCGCCCGGCAGCGGGAGCGGGGGAGGGGGACCCGCCGCCCCGCTGCGGAGGGAGACTTACACCGCGGCGGAGCCAGCATCGCGCTCCCGCAGTCCGCTCGGCCGGGGGCCCCGCCGCTGCCAGCGGCCGCGCCAGCCGCGCTCCTCCGCCCCGGCCGCCGCTCGTCCCCGCTGGCTACTGCAGGGGCTGCGTCGCCGCCGCCTCGGCCGCCTCGCCGTCcgcgccgctgctccccgctGAGGCGCTGCCGCTGGAAGCCGTGGaggctgccgccgccgctgctgccgccgccgccgccaacTGCAGCCGGCGGACGGCTTCTTTGATGAGGTTACCGGAGAGgatgagctgctgcaggagccgGTGCGGGTCCTCCTCCTCCGCCGGCCCGTCGCCCGTCCCCGGCGGCGCTTGCTTCCTCCGGCGGGCGGCGCTCCGCAGCCAGCCCCGGCCGCACAGCTGCTTGGTCACCCGCTGGTGGCCGCTCCTGTCCGGCCGCGGCGGCTCGGAGTGCTGCTGGTGGGCTTGCGGCGGGGCCGGACCCCGCGGCGCCAGGAGGCCGCCGCCGCTGCAGCGCGGCGAGTAGGGGGCGGCGCGGTCGCGGGCGCTGCCCGGCCCCAGGTGCttgggggcgcggggcggcggcggcgcccgctGGGCGCTCAGCTGCAGCACCTCGCCCAGCTTGGCCACCAGCGCGTCCACCTCCTTGGAGCCCGCCTGCCCCACGGCGACCGAGCgctccagcagcaggaagcGCTCGCCCGGGCGGCACGGCATCTCGGCCGGCGCCCTGCCCTGCCGTGCCGCAGCGGGAccggggccgccgcccgcccgccgccccgcgcgcaCGCGAGCACACGCGGCTCCGGCGGCTGCGGTTGAAGCTGGAGCTCGGCCCGCTGGGGTTGGTTTGTAAACAATGGGTGACGCGGGATCCCGGGCGCCTCCCACTGcgccgggcggggggggaagcCGCCGCGACCAACCGCCCGCCGACCGCCCCCGGCGCCAACACCCCGCGCGGCGGGTGGCGAAGACCCACCCGCCGCCGCAAGGGCGGCTCCCGCGGCCAGAGACCACCGGCCGGGCGAGGCCGCCCCGCGCCCAACAGCCACGCCGCTCCCTCTCCCCCCCTGTCTCCGCGCCGCGTGGACCGGCCCGCTTTCAAACCCCGCACCTCGGGTCTCAGAGGCGGGGCCCGGGTGATTGGCAGGAGGGGTGtgagggggcggggcggcccggcgggaGCAGCCGCCTCTGCGGGAAGGGGGGGCCGGCGGGGTACGCTGGGCGGGGAGGGGCTCTTCGCCGTCCTGCCGCCTCAGGACAAGTGCCCGGAGGAGAGGCGGCGGGGCACTGAGGAGGGCGGATGGCGCCCGGGCGCGGAGGGAAGCGTGGCTGCCTGCCCCCTCTCGCCTCGGTCGGTTCCGTGtctgccccagccccgctggCCGGACAGACGCTGCCCCCGGAAACCGTTAACGGCCGGCAGGGCTCCGTGTGACAGTGTGTGCCGGTGCCCCCGTAGCCGCCTGCCGCGCCGCACCCGCGGGCCGTCCTGCTTTCCCGTTAGCGCTGCACGTGGACGCGGCGTCTTTCCCCAGCCGAGCGGTACCGGGGTGCGCCGGTGCCTTCGGGGGCGCGTCGGTGCCTTCGGGGGCGCGTCGTCACCTTGTGAGAGTCACGTTACGTTGGTCTCCCACCAGAGTCAGTGTCGGGATCGCGACACGCTCATGCGGCAGCGCCCGGCTCCGCGGTGACAACGCGCCGCGGTGACAACGCGCCGCGGTGACAACGCGCCGCGGTGACAACGCGCCGCGGTGACAACGCGCCGCGGTGACAACGCGCCGCGGTGACAACGCGCCGCGGTGACAACGCGCCGCGGTGGCCGTTGTGCTCCGTGCGCCTGCCGGGTCCTCGCAACCGGCAGCGCCTTCATTTGCGGCTTGATTCCTTGGCATAGAAACGCCTTTGGGGTCTTATTTTCCATCACTAGAATCAACATACACGAAGCAAGTGCGAGGGGGCGTTCTCTCGGGTTTTCTACCCGCCTGCAGTTTATTGCATCACCTGGACTACGGCTCTGTCCTGCCTCTGCCTCTTGCTGTCCCAGTCCCGTTTCTTCCCTTGAAACTGCCACCACGTCCCTTAAGCGAGTGCTGAAGGTTCTACGATGAGCCTTAGATAACATTTTCTGGATGTCCAAACACTGGGGGCATAGTCCGGAACAATTTCACTCACGTAGCGGTTGCAACTGCTGGGGAACCGCTAGTAAAATGGAAGTTGCTCACACATGCAACTGCTATCAGCTCTGTGCCTTTGGTTAATCAGAAAGCAGTTGGCAAGGGAGAGGGCATGTCCTTTGGTCTGTTTGTCCATGTTTTCCTCAGCTACTTCCACTTGCTGTCCAAAATGAAAGAGACCCCGTGTGTATGTGCACATTTGTGAATGTGCATGTCACCTGGACATGTTCCTGGCCGCTCCAGCCTAGGTATCCATGTCCATTATTACATTTCCAGGCTGGATTTATGTGAGCTGGACATAAAACGTGCTACCTAATTGCATATTATTTGTATACTTGGTGTACTGatactttcttattttcagcACCTTCTTGGTAACTGGTCGTTACAACTCAGATTGCATTGTTCTACAGGTAATGAAAAAGTGAGAACTCGTTTCCCCATGCCAAAGTATTTCTAAGAAAACACTTATACCCCGTTCCCTAATTATGCACTGTCTTTTCAAGTGGAATAAAGGCGGGCCTGCATAGATGCAGTGGATGGATATACTTCAGCTCCAAGGGGAGATCTATATTCAGAGCACTTCTGAGTAGGTAATCTGGTATTCTGTACAAGCAAAACTGCAATAAACCAGTACAGCTTATTCCAGCCTTTTATTCTCCTCCCACAAAGGCAAAATAAGCTATACCAGCAAAAGCTCAGTGCTGCTTGTGATTACATCTACACCTGGGGCTTTCATGAGCCCAGCAATGATAATCACAAATCGTGCTTTGCTGCATCCCTAACcaacagcagtgctgggaaaaGGTGGTAGGATAGAGCAGATCAGTGCACAGAGAGGGAGCTCAGAGCCCAGGCATTAGCAGAATCCTAATGTCCTCAGatcttttttaatgcaaaacttCATTGATGACTTATTGACAATCAACTGAGTAAGCATCTGCTGAGGATTTCAAGACTAAACCCACTGAAAATGTTTACATTGAGTGCTACTAATCATGGTTAATATTTTTACCACCTCAACAAAGTGAGTCTTGTAAATTTGCGTATCCTAAGGAGTTATCAGAAGAGTGTTTCAGTTTAGGTTCTCCTAGAGGAATCAGGAACCTCAGCCATCATTTTGGTACTCTAACTGCTCTCTTCACAGTAAGAGAAAAGATGAAATGCTGTCGAAGACAGAATATTCCATGCCTGAGCCGAAGTTCTCCCTCAAAGTTTTGTTTATGTAGGAAAACTACACTGAAGTGGGCTCAGTATGAATTTACATTGTGCTCACGTCTGCGGAGCAGATCTCAGCATGTCAACACCCAGAGTCCTTTCCGGAGTTAAACCCAAATCAGTTCCAGGAGCAGGTCTGAACTGTCTGCCACCACCATCAGCTGTTCCTGGCAGAAATCACTATGGTGGTTTATGAACTGTCAGCTATTTGCTAGTGCCTGTCCATAGAAATAAGAACAATTTCAACAATGGGTTTTGCAATAAAGTGGCTGTTGTACATAAAGATGCCCTGATGCAGAGTTAAGTGGCAGGTTGGCTGCCAGCTCAACCCTGAAGAATCTGGGGCTTCTTCATTTGAGCCGTTAAGTCATTTGGCTGAGTCCTGAGTTCACTATAGCAAGGTGTCCTCATTTGGATTGGGAGAATCACAGCCTAGTTATCATACTTCGTCTCCTACTGCTAGTGATGAGTTTTGCAGCACTTCTTTTACTTTAGCAGCTTAC encodes:
- the LOC135985744 gene encoding GSK-3-binding protein-like — its product is MPCRPGERFLLLERSVAVGQAGSKEVDALVAKLGEVLQLSAQRAPPPPRAPKHLGPGSARDRAAPYSPRCSGGGLLAPRGPAPPQAHQQHSEPPRPDRSGHQRVTKQLCGRGWLRSAARRRKQAPPGTGDGPAEEEDPHRLLQQLILSGNLIKEAVRRLQLAAAAAAAAAAASTASSGSASAGSSGADGEAAEAAATQPLQ